The Rhodohalobacter sp. SW132 genome has a segment encoding these proteins:
- a CDS encoding DUF4962 domain-containing protein has translation MANCLDRPPAEDEVNYSPDEGDTTETNPPAFVWLPHESVDSYIVQYSQSKDFQPDNTFTEKNLDMTVFIPQETMQPGQWYWRYGYSNEDEEVCYSKIRAFEIPEDAVNFPFISVDEVLSHIPQKRPRLFFTPEVVSNIRSDENGRFSHILEPVISMADQILEMNEPLFAEPDPWDEYEDFEKVYTENWQTMRPYTQRMVIAALAYVYTGDQKYAEEARRRLMNYMEWDVDGPSSVIWPSELGLDIAEHAPWTFDWIYDYLSESERQKCISALTQRMEQIHYDIHRDRPLETRPYHNHAIRMLGFILESSVVLAHDVPEAQDWFDYSLKLLWSTYPGWGSSEGGWHEGVHYWTAYIRRMMRAMNELDRLGIPVKDKPFLQNTGYYGLYAAYPHRPTSAPGDEHNTPIESKAGRVTSMLTTMYNNPYFRWHAEEYGIGRLSNGEFNLFDPDVRFPASMPVELGREAFHVDTADIVQPKPPFDLPQSHAFRDVGLVAMHSNMADPENNILMLFQSNPYGAVSHNHANQNSFIIEAFRESLAIISGYRYPGTHPHNDEWIRQTKAHNSILVDNKGQLSHSSQSRGRIIEHQELGDYVFAVGDATEAYEGRLDRFHRYVLFNRPDYFVIIDDIISGDRESTYQWLLHTINEIQIDHQTRTVMSTHGDARLSVRFLEPGNLSIDLRSGFDTPPPDPETLPESHHLPSQMPDQFHLTASTTDPENSTRFVTVLSTEQTSSSEQDSAVHTAEVLEARGGIAMRVNNDLILWKEKEQQEVSVEGFSSTETMEVVIDFFNN, from the coding sequence ATGGCAAATTGCCTGGATCGGCCACCGGCTGAAGATGAAGTAAACTATTCACCGGACGAAGGTGATACTACAGAAACCAATCCTCCTGCTTTTGTCTGGTTGCCACACGAATCAGTGGACAGCTATATCGTTCAATATTCCCAGTCAAAGGATTTTCAACCAGATAATACATTTACTGAAAAGAATCTAGACATGACTGTATTCATTCCACAGGAAACCATGCAGCCGGGGCAATGGTATTGGCGGTATGGCTACAGTAATGAAGACGAAGAAGTATGTTACAGTAAAATACGCGCGTTCGAAATTCCAGAAGATGCTGTAAATTTCCCTTTTATATCTGTTGATGAAGTATTGAGTCATATTCCTCAAAAACGCCCGCGGTTATTTTTTACACCCGAAGTAGTATCAAACATTCGCTCTGACGAGAACGGAAGGTTTTCTCACATCCTTGAACCCGTTATTTCAATGGCTGATCAAATCCTGGAGATGAACGAACCGCTCTTTGCGGAACCTGATCCATGGGATGAATATGAAGATTTTGAAAAAGTGTACACTGAAAACTGGCAGACGATGAGGCCCTACACTCAACGAATGGTTATTGCTGCACTGGCTTATGTGTATACTGGAGACCAAAAATATGCGGAAGAGGCCAGGCGACGGCTGATGAATTATATGGAGTGGGATGTTGATGGCCCTTCAAGTGTGATTTGGCCTTCCGAACTGGGTCTGGATATAGCCGAACACGCTCCCTGGACATTCGACTGGATCTATGATTACCTGAGTGAATCAGAACGGCAAAAATGTATCAGTGCTTTAACACAGAGAATGGAGCAGATTCACTACGATATCCACCGGGACCGACCGCTGGAAACACGTCCATATCACAATCACGCCATACGAATGCTGGGTTTCATATTAGAAAGCAGCGTGGTATTGGCACACGATGTTCCCGAAGCGCAGGACTGGTTTGATTATTCCTTAAAGTTGCTCTGGAGCACATATCCCGGATGGGGAAGCTCCGAGGGCGGCTGGCATGAAGGTGTACATTACTGGACGGCCTATATTCGCCGGATGATGCGAGCCATGAATGAGCTTGACAGGCTCGGAATCCCGGTCAAAGACAAACCATTTCTTCAAAATACCGGGTATTACGGGCTTTATGCCGCATATCCCCATCGTCCGACTTCGGCTCCCGGGGATGAACACAATACGCCAATCGAATCTAAAGCGGGGCGGGTAACCTCAATGCTGACAACAATGTACAATAATCCCTATTTCAGATGGCATGCCGAAGAGTACGGCATCGGCAGGTTGTCAAACGGGGAGTTTAATTTATTTGATCCCGATGTCCGGTTCCCGGCATCCATGCCGGTGGAACTAGGCAGGGAAGCATTTCATGTGGATACGGCAGATATCGTGCAGCCAAAGCCTCCTTTCGATTTACCGCAATCCCATGCTTTCAGGGATGTCGGTCTTGTGGCGATGCACAGCAATATGGCAGATCCTGAAAACAATATCCTGATGTTGTTTCAAAGCAATCCCTATGGAGCCGTCAGTCATAATCATGCAAATCAGAATTCATTTATAATTGAGGCATTCCGGGAATCCCTGGCCATAATCAGTGGATACCGCTACCCCGGAACTCATCCCCACAACGATGAGTGGATCAGGCAAACAAAAGCACATAACTCAATTTTGGTGGATAATAAAGGCCAGCTATCCCACAGCAGTCAATCCAGAGGCAGAATTATTGAACACCAGGAGCTCGGGGATTATGTATTCGCGGTCGGAGATGCCACAGAAGCCTATGAAGGACGCCTGGATCGTTTTCATCGATATGTGCTGTTTAACCGGCCTGATTATTTCGTCATAATTGATGATATCATTTCAGGTGATAGGGAATCGACCTATCAGTGGCTTCTGCACACCATCAACGAGATACAGATTGATCATCAAACCAGAACAGTGATGTCAACTCATGGAGATGCCCGGCTTTCGGTACGATTCCTGGAACCTGGCAATCTTTCGATCGATCTGCGTTCAGGTTTTGATACGCCTCCGCCTGATCCGGAAACACTTCCTGAAAGTCATCATCTTCCCAGCCAAATGCCGGATCAGTTTCATTTAACGGCATCAACAACAGACCCGGAAAATTCCACTCGTTTTGTTACAGTCCTGAGCACAGAACAAACATCATCTTCAGAACAGGATTCGGCAGTTCATACAGCAGAGGTACTGGAAGCCCGGGGTGGAATTGCAATGCGTGTCAACAAT
- a CDS encoding alginate lyase family protein has protein sequence MNIFTISPAYLFILSILGIVFVVNDNNKDRQESPAAAWQDITTTEDVWNQYPGKIHTIFSSLNIDYPGLEPVKTALENSDTLSAANLLLDYYRSGESAKWLREKSYEYSDPDDQEQAENVLQNKITRTGATVEIPTTDGGGWDWNYTGPDQDDEFGYNLNRHRYFFHLLNGWHETENAEYAEKFDQIVRDWILNNPLTEKGDRFWEVHRTTTQELDWRDIGEVIWRDIDAGIRMGESWPQAFFGFQQADEFTPAARLLMIHSFIIHADYLQEYHQVHHNWATMEMNGLSYIGLTFPEFQQSEEWIDYALEVMEAEINGGQVYPDGVQMELATNTHWVALSRFENLVENFREASRAVPDSYLQHIEGMYDYLAYSMRPDGFQPLNNDSDREDLRPRVLRASENYDRSDWKFIATNGEEGVEPDGLPSRVFPWAGLHVMRNGWDRMSHWAFFKTGPYGIGHQHRDKLHLSVHAYGRDLLVDSGRFTHEDYFSFDPTVWRGYFRSTFSQNAILVDGAGQDVWERIAEEPHEEGRDYINTGELDFARGTFSDGYEGIEGQADHTRAVVYVKDRYWVVVDRLTTDRPREIQTLWRYAPDANAVIEELQVVSNDQGKGNIRVVPSGDIHWELEIIEGQTEPYYQGWYSRTYGEKEPNPTAIYSANIEGDSVFAWILVPADGLVPEVQSTIVNEDNVDVEIQVAGEQPVVVTVPLDDGLPEINNLN, from the coding sequence ATGAACATATTTACTATCTCACCCGCTTATTTATTCATCTTATCTATACTTGGAATAGTCTTCGTGGTAAATGATAATAATAAAGACAGGCAGGAATCTCCGGCTGCCGCTTGGCAGGATATAACCACCACTGAAGACGTCTGGAATCAGTATCCGGGAAAAATTCATACTATTTTTTCATCACTAAATATAGACTATCCCGGATTAGAGCCGGTAAAAACTGCCCTTGAAAACTCTGATACTCTGTCTGCCGCTAATTTACTTTTAGACTATTACCGATCTGGAGAATCAGCAAAATGGTTGAGGGAAAAATCGTACGAATATTCTGACCCCGATGACCAGGAACAAGCCGAAAATGTACTACAAAACAAGATTACCCGTACCGGTGCCACAGTTGAAATTCCAACAACTGATGGTGGAGGATGGGATTGGAATTATACTGGACCAGATCAGGATGATGAATTTGGCTATAATCTAAACAGACACAGATATTTTTTCCATTTACTCAATGGTTGGCACGAGACTGAAAATGCTGAATATGCTGAAAAATTTGATCAAATCGTTCGCGATTGGATTCTTAATAATCCCCTCACCGAAAAGGGCGACAGGTTCTGGGAAGTCCACAGAACAACTACACAAGAACTGGACTGGCGTGATATTGGTGAAGTAATCTGGCGTGATATTGATGCAGGTATCCGAATGGGAGAGAGCTGGCCACAGGCTTTTTTTGGCTTTCAACAAGCAGATGAATTTACACCAGCTGCCAGGCTATTAATGATTCACAGTTTTATTATCCATGCCGACTACCTGCAGGAATACCACCAGGTTCACCACAATTGGGCCACCATGGAAATGAATGGGCTGAGTTATATAGGGCTGACATTTCCGGAATTTCAACAATCCGAAGAATGGATCGACTATGCACTGGAAGTAATGGAAGCTGAAATCAACGGTGGACAGGTATATCCCGATGGAGTACAAATGGAACTGGCAACAAATACACATTGGGTGGCACTGAGCCGCTTTGAAAACCTGGTCGAAAATTTCAGGGAAGCCAGCAGAGCGGTTCCTGATTCCTACCTGCAACATATCGAAGGAATGTATGATTACCTGGCTTACAGTATGCGCCCCGATGGCTTTCAGCCTCTGAACAATGACTCCGACCGGGAGGATCTGCGCCCGCGTGTTTTGCGGGCATCAGAAAATTATGACCGGTCGGATTGGAAATTTATCGCAACAAACGGTGAAGAGGGTGTGGAACCTGATGGTCTGCCTTCACGGGTATTTCCCTGGGCAGGACTTCATGTTATGAGAAACGGCTGGGACCGGATGAGTCACTGGGCATTTTTTAAAACCGGGCCGTACGGAATCGGACATCAACACAGAGATAAACTGCATTTGTCTGTTCACGCATACGGTAGAGACCTCTTGGTTGACAGCGGACGATTTACTCATGAAGATTATTTCAGTTTTGATCCCACAGTCTGGCGGGGATATTTCCGAAGTACCTTTTCGCAAAATGCAATTCTGGTGGATGGCGCCGGCCAGGATGTATGGGAAAGAATCGCAGAAGAACCCCACGAGGAAGGCCGGGATTACATCAATACTGGAGAGCTGGATTTTGCCCGGGGTACATTTAGCGACGGTTATGAAGGAATTGAAGGTCAGGCGGATCATACACGGGCAGTAGTTTATGTAAAAGACAGGTATTGGGTGGTTGTGGATCGTTTAACAACAGACCGGCCACGAGAGATACAAACCCTGTGGCGATATGCACCTGATGCCAATGCAGTGATAGAAGAACTACAGGTTGTTTCCAATGATCAGGGAAAAGGAAATATCAGGGTTGTTCCCTCAGGTGATATTCACTGGGAGCTCGAAATAATAGAAGGCCAGACCGAACCCTATTACCAGGGGTGGTACAGCAGGACGTATGGTGAGAAAGAACCCAATCCTACAGCTATCTATTCAGCAAATATCGAGGGTGATTCTGTTTTTGCATGGATACTGGTCCCGGCAGACGGGCTCGTTCCCGAAGTTCAATCTACCATTGTTAATGAGGATAATGTGGATGTGGAGATACAAGTAGCGGGTGAACAGCCGGTTGTTGTAACTGTTCCGCTGGACGATGGACTGCCAGAAATTAATAATCTTAACTGA
- a CDS encoding T9SS type A sorting domain-containing protein, with amino-acid sequence MYIDTKQHAKIVMQGLRATLLLFLICILSVFNEVNAQTYIDVEPDNYPAEIGNLNMAIEENGADGVIFRLQRGEVYWTEATIINEDYHLIIEAEEGDGHPPIIRPGVDIDFAGHHPIHAENDLTVRGVYYAGIDDQGAWNGNMRIRTEGHTGRIENSYFAHHGCFILRSDADNISWFVSDSQFKHMGQTTDPSCGRVWDSRGNNADSLVFVNNTMYLGTHFPLRTFGGTVNYFEFDHNTVVDWGYHLEIGLAKELVFTNNHMVNIGWRGNSGRDGTGYADHSVLTFMSADPIEAFNDEDRNLVIRNNNLGTMRQEYVQVLQDHWDANIADGDSVAFTEEPAARPFIHDQMMDSTGFNLQELGVLVFEDNITENEEELQFTDRPDYQNVVEYITAYLEDPSQELPLPWDRRENFNGDDEDPPFSGSIGVDTWRDFSYNESAQSFTAAENGFPIGDLNWFPELKDRWEAGEMPTNIEEPDQIATEFKLLGNYPNPFNPTTNIQYQLAESSDVTLKVYNILGQMVDNIELGAHSAGTYAVTYDASSLSSGTYLVRMEAGSRVQSMKITLIK; translated from the coding sequence ATGTACATTGATACAAAGCAACATGCCAAAATTGTGATGCAGGGATTAAGAGCCACTCTGCTTTTATTTTTAATTTGTATTCTAAGTGTGTTTAATGAGGTTAACGCACAAACATATATAGACGTCGAACCAGATAATTATCCGGCAGAAATCGGTAATCTCAACATGGCCATAGAAGAAAATGGAGCCGATGGGGTTATCTTTAGATTGCAGCGCGGCGAAGTATACTGGACAGAGGCAACCATTATAAACGAAGATTATCACCTCATTATAGAAGCCGAAGAGGGCGATGGGCATCCACCCATCATTAGGCCAGGTGTAGACATCGATTTTGCAGGTCACCATCCTATTCATGCCGAAAATGACTTAACGGTTCGGGGAGTCTATTATGCCGGGATTGATGATCAGGGAGCCTGGAACGGAAATATGCGAATCAGAACCGAAGGGCATACGGGGAGAATAGAAAACTCCTATTTCGCTCATCATGGTTGTTTCATACTAAGAAGCGATGCCGATAACATCAGCTGGTTTGTATCCGACTCCCAATTCAAACATATGGGTCAAACCACGGATCCGAGTTGTGGCCGGGTATGGGACAGCAGGGGAAATAATGCAGACAGTCTCGTATTTGTAAACAATACGATGTACTTGGGTACTCATTTCCCGCTTCGAACATTTGGCGGAACAGTAAACTATTTTGAATTCGATCATAACACGGTTGTGGACTGGGGATACCATTTGGAGATCGGACTTGCCAAAGAGCTGGTATTTACAAACAATCATATGGTCAATATCGGCTGGCGTGGTAATTCTGGCCGAGACGGTACTGGATATGCTGATCACAGCGTATTGACGTTTATGAGTGCCGACCCGATTGAAGCCTTTAATGATGAGGACCGAAACCTGGTGATTCGCAATAATAATCTTGGCACTATGCGGCAGGAATATGTGCAGGTGCTGCAGGATCACTGGGATGCTAACATAGCTGATGGAGATTCGGTGGCTTTTACCGAAGAACCGGCGGCACGGCCATTTATACATGATCAGATGATGGATTCAACAGGATTCAACCTGCAGGAACTGGGTGTACTGGTTTTTGAAGATAACATCACTGAAAATGAAGAAGAACTACAGTTTACCGACCGTCCCGACTATCAAAATGTTGTGGAATACATAACGGCATATCTTGAAGATCCTTCCCAAGAACTTCCTTTACCATGGGACAGAAGAGAAAATTTTAACGGAGATGATGAGGATCCTCCATTCTCAGGGTCTATTGGTGTTGATACATGGCGCGATTTCAGTTATAACGAGTCAGCACAATCGTTCACGGCCGCCGAGAATGGTTTTCCTATTGGGGATTTGAACTGGTTCCCTGAGTTGAAGGATCGTTGGGAAGCTGGAGAAATGCCGACAAACATTGAAGAGCCTGACCAGATAGCTACCGAATTCAAACTGTTAGGAAACTATCCCAACCCGTTCAACCCTACAACCAACATACAATATCAACTGGCTGAATCCTCGGATGTAACACTTAAAGTGTATAATATTCTCGGGCAAATGGTTGATAATATTGAATTGGGCGCACATTCTGCAGGCACGTATGCTGTAACATACGACGCTTCCAGTCTTTCCAGCGGTACTTATTTAGTTAGAATGGAAGCCGGAAGTAGGGTTCAATCAATGAAAATAACTCTGATTAAGTAA
- a CDS encoding TonB-dependent receptor, with the protein MLVRFIAALVAILMVVPGITAQVSNSESTSTSEQILAFQNQMPKEDSDAYARLHKVINLHLQNATLEEALNSVADQAGLKLMYRKALLQEEKKYSYDGKSFTVYEALWEILDDTGLQFAISNNQQLVLLRSRSSFRSDLEAYAISQAQTGSITGRVTDASTGEALFGANILVEDTSIGTATNIDGEYTLQRLPAGELILIVRYLGYITKNIEITIVAGETIERNISLELDQVEGEEVVIGAQALGQAQAIRTQLSSNSIVNVVSEDRLKELADANAAESLGRLPGVSIVRDGGEARNVAIRGLSSRYNNITFDGVRLPSTDFDGRSVDLHFISQEMLSGIELYKSNRPDMDADAIGGTVNFNLANIPEESFLRFNLKGGYSGQVEAFENFGASVSGSRRFWENRIGFAGSFDIQRNDRSSDELLTTYSVVRPRRAGEPHAPLETSDMNVFATNETRDRIGGSLMFDIHIPNGTIFLSGFASRLNRDVGELRRRLLLAENRQQWHYRTREIEVDVYSTRLSGEHSFPSLNNVKLEWRLSHSVSSRHHPFDHDAEFRERNAFRPEVNLRGDITTLADFAYNDFRNTELRRTDLTEIDARERDAIGQIDITLPWAVSDLFRGDLKFGGKILDKARDRDNRLTSLFMANFNDATLISEEGREMVTTDLGNISMINYVDENYSRENLFLGNFGLPHGLDRDLVNSIYHIHRSRFVDDLSALTDNQGGKERISAAYVMAEMNIGSRLMFMPGVRYEQTDGQYEAVHGVMSGTLNHTGWVADTSATRNFDQIFPMFQLRYEMTDWFQVRMAYTKSSSRPSFSEMVPRSAINPEGRWVRRGNPGLLPSEAINYDLFFTFSGNRIGMFTIGGFYKEIDNLIYLREMRILADYEELGLSRTERNYQLVQPFNNPLETNVRGLEVEWQSNFTFLRSPFNGIVINANITAMNTETQYPRSEAIRTSEGIVRVDTFRVGSMPQQPDYVANISVGYDYRGFSARVTMLHQGPQLFSVGLKPEFDSNTQKLNRFDAVIRQQLFGENLSIYLNLHNITNEPDAAQLFSDVFPTKREFFGRSFDLGVRLTF; encoded by the coding sequence ATGTTGGTGCGATTCATAGCAGCTCTGGTTGCGATTTTGATGGTTGTACCTGGTATTACTGCACAGGTTTCAAACTCAGAATCGACCAGCACCAGCGAGCAGATATTGGCGTTTCAGAATCAAATGCCGAAAGAAGACAGCGATGCTTATGCACGTCTTCATAAGGTAATTAATCTTCATCTGCAGAACGCAACACTCGAAGAAGCATTGAATTCAGTTGCAGATCAGGCAGGTTTAAAATTAATGTACAGAAAAGCGCTTCTACAGGAGGAAAAGAAATATTCGTATGATGGCAAATCTTTTACGGTGTATGAAGCACTTTGGGAAATCCTGGATGATACTGGACTTCAGTTTGCCATATCTAATAATCAGCAATTGGTATTACTGAGAAGTCGGAGTAGTTTTCGTTCTGATTTAGAGGCGTATGCTATTTCACAGGCGCAAACCGGTTCTATAACAGGTAGAGTTACAGATGCTTCAACAGGAGAAGCCCTTTTCGGAGCGAATATTCTGGTAGAAGATACATCTATTGGTACAGCTACAAATATTGATGGTGAATATACTCTGCAACGACTGCCTGCCGGAGAGCTAATTCTTATTGTACGCTACCTTGGCTATATAACCAAGAATATTGAGATAACTATTGTTGCTGGTGAGACTATAGAAAGAAATATTTCTCTTGAACTGGATCAGGTTGAAGGTGAAGAGGTAGTTATCGGTGCACAGGCACTTGGACAAGCACAGGCTATTCGAACACAGCTTTCCTCCAATTCTATTGTTAATGTTGTATCGGAAGACCGTCTTAAAGAGTTGGCTGATGCAAATGCTGCTGAATCACTTGGTAGGCTACCGGGTGTTTCAATTGTACGGGATGGCGGAGAAGCGAGAAATGTTGCCATCAGGGGACTCTCTTCCCGTTATAACAACATTACTTTCGATGGTGTACGGCTTCCTTCCACCGACTTTGATGGGCGATCGGTGGATTTACATTTCATTTCACAGGAAATGCTATCTGGTATCGAACTGTATAAATCCAACCGGCCGGATATGGATGCCGATGCGATTGGCGGCACGGTTAATTTTAACCTTGCAAATATTCCTGAAGAATCTTTTCTCCGTTTCAACTTGAAAGGAGGGTATAGTGGGCAAGTAGAGGCATTTGAGAATTTTGGTGCGTCCGTGAGCGGCAGCCGGCGGTTCTGGGAAAACCGAATTGGGTTTGCTGGTTCTTTTGATATACAGCGTAATGACCGCAGTTCTGATGAATTATTAACAACATACAGTGTTGTCAGGCCGAGGCGGGCCGGGGAACCTCATGCTCCTCTTGAAACAAGTGATATGAACGTATTTGCTACAAACGAAACAAGAGATCGAATTGGCGGGAGTTTAATGTTTGATATACATATACCGAATGGAACAATCTTTCTTTCAGGATTTGCAAGCCGCCTCAACAGAGATGTAGGAGAGCTAAGGCGTAGGTTGCTTTTGGCTGAAAACCGGCAACAATGGCATTATCGAACCCGAGAAATTGAAGTGGATGTATATTCAACCAGACTGTCAGGGGAGCATTCGTTTCCTTCGCTGAATAATGTAAAACTGGAATGGCGATTGTCCCATAGCGTTTCTTCACGACATCATCCATTTGATCACGATGCCGAATTTCGTGAGCGAAATGCCTTTCGACCTGAGGTTAATTTAAGAGGCGATATCACCACACTGGCAGATTTTGCATATAATGATTTTCGCAATACCGAATTGAGACGTACCGACTTAACAGAAATTGATGCCAGGGAAAGAGATGCGATAGGTCAGATAGATATAACACTGCCCTGGGCGGTTTCCGATTTATTTCGGGGTGATTTAAAATTTGGAGGGAAAATATTAGATAAAGCACGTGACCGTGATAACAGGCTAACCTCTCTATTTATGGCAAATTTCAATGATGCTACCCTGATTAGTGAAGAAGGCAGGGAAATGGTCACCACCGATCTGGGTAATATTTCCATGATTAACTATGTGGATGAAAATTATAGCAGAGAAAATCTGTTTCTGGGTAATTTTGGATTACCCCATGGACTTGACCGGGATTTGGTAAACTCTATTTATCATATTCACAGAAGTCGATTCGTAGATGATCTGTCTGCACTGACTGACAATCAGGGAGGTAAAGAGCGTATATCTGCGGCGTATGTTATGGCCGAAATGAACATAGGATCACGGTTGATGTTCATGCCCGGTGTTCGGTATGAACAAACTGATGGCCAGTATGAGGCAGTTCATGGTGTAATGTCCGGTACTTTAAATCATACAGGCTGGGTTGCAGATACGAGTGCGACAAGAAACTTCGATCAAATATTTCCGATGTTTCAGCTGCGATATGAAATGACTGATTGGTTCCAGGTTCGGATGGCATATACCAAAAGTAGTTCCCGCCCAAGCTTTTCTGAAATGGTTCCACGTTCAGCTATAAATCCGGAAGGCCGGTGGGTTCGAAGAGGAAACCCGGGCCTGTTGCCATCTGAAGCTATAAATTATGATCTATTTTTCACTTTTTCTGGTAACCGGATTGGCATGTTTACAATCGGCGGATTTTATAAGGAAATTGATAATCTGATCTATTTGAGAGAGATGAGAATTCTAGCTGACTATGAGGAACTTGGTCTGAGCCGAACGGAACGTAATTATCAGCTTGTGCAGCCATTTAATAATCCCCTTGAAACAAATGTAAGAGGACTAGAAGTTGAGTGGCAAAGTAATTTCACGTTTTTAAGATCACCATTTAATGGGATAGTTATCAACGCCAATATCACTGCCATGAATACGGAGACTCAGTACCCAAGGTCTGAGGCTATTCGTACCTCAGAAGGTATTGTCAGAGTTGATACATTCCGTGTTGGCAGTATGCCTCAACAACCAGATTATGTCGCCAATATTTCAGTAGGTTACGATTATCGTGGTTTTTCCGCCCGTGTAACAATGTTACACCAGGGTCCCCAGCTGTTTTCTGTTGGATTGAAACCCGAGTTTGATTCCAATACGCAAAAATTAAATCGGTTTGACGCTGTGATCAGACAGCAACTGTTTGGAGAAAATTTGAGCATCTATCTGAATCTGCACAACATTACCAATGAACCAGATGCTGCTCAACTATTTAGTGATGTTTTTCCGACAAAAAGAGAGTTTTTCGGAAGATCTTTTGATTTGGGGGTGAGGTTAACTTTTTGA
- a CDS encoding FecR family protein — MPWVKLAKYFAGELTKEEAKKMEIWIKADSKREEQIDFIYKIWVESGSFPYEINVDNAWKTLEYNMDRMDKTPSAVNQKFTENGYSRRDHSEVLNDKAKEHPGRHLRRIALVAASILILLTTGLLTYQNHQALQKAENAEEIAKKVLSTKNGERAVYTLNDGSKVVLHADSKVEVPLHFNSNKREIFLEGEAYFEVTPNPDVPFVVHSGEAYTRVLGTKFLVRAWPGEFKNIEVIVEEGSVSLGGNRDQSSPINQEVTISKNQKGILAHDYSLTVSEVTNLRWHLGWIEGRLILEDRKLSEILPLIERWYAVKIIAEGSGIKERRLTAEIDYTQPMMEILKGIALSLDLNFTREGQIITFSPADEIQKDSLK, encoded by the coding sequence ATGCCATGGGTAAAACTGGCAAAGTACTTTGCAGGTGAGTTGACCAAAGAGGAGGCTAAAAAAATGGAAATCTGGATCAAAGCTGACTCTAAGCGGGAAGAGCAGATTGATTTCATATATAAAATTTGGGTTGAATCAGGAAGTTTCCCCTATGAAATTAACGTAGATAATGCCTGGAAGACCCTTGAGTATAATATGGATCGAATGGATAAAACACCGAGTGCAGTAAATCAAAAGTTTACGGAGAACGGTTATTCTCGCAGAGATCACTCTGAAGTATTAAATGATAAAGCTAAGGAACATCCCGGCAGACATTTGAGGCGTATTGCGTTAGTTGCTGCTTCAATACTTATTCTGCTAACTACCGGCCTGCTGACATATCAAAATCATCAGGCGTTGCAAAAGGCTGAAAATGCAGAGGAGATTGCAAAAAAAGTATTGTCCACAAAAAACGGTGAAAGAGCTGTTTATACCCTAAATGACGGTTCAAAGGTTGTTTTACATGCGGATAGCAAGGTGGAAGTTCCGCTTCATTTCAATTCAAATAAGAGGGAGATATTTCTTGAAGGGGAGGCATATTTCGAAGTGACTCCCAATCCCGATGTGCCATTTGTAGTACATTCAGGAGAAGCTTATACCCGTGTATTAGGAACAAAATTTCTTGTCAGGGCCTGGCCAGGTGAATTTAAAAATATTGAGGTGATTGTAGAAGAGGGTAGTGTGTCACTGGGTGGAAATCGGGATCAGTCTTCACCCATTAATCAGGAAGTAACTATTTCAAAAAATCAAAAAGGTATACTGGCTCATGATTATTCCCTGACAGTTAGTGAAGTTACAAACCTGCGCTGGCATCTGGGCTGGATTGAAGGTCGGCTTATCTTAGAAGACAGGAAACTGAGCGAAATTTTACCGCTGATTGAACGATGGTATGCAGTAAAAATTATTGCAGAAGGTAGTGGAATAAAGGAAAGAAGGCTTACTGCAGAAATAGACTATACTCAGCCGATGATGGAAATTTTGAAAGGAATTGCACTGTCTCTTGATCTGAACTTTACCAGAGAGGGACAAATAATAACTTTCAGCCCGGCTGATGAAATTCAAAAAGATTCATTAAAGTAA